One genomic region from Salvelinus sp. IW2-2015 linkage group LG12, ASM291031v2, whole genome shotgun sequence encodes:
- the LOC111971045 gene encoding DNA ligase 4, with the protein MEGTSKGEAAAPQSSVAAQVPFLHLCTTLEKIQKTKLRPDKSKFLRDFIDSWRKFHAALHKDNPTTTDSFYPAMRLIVPSFERERMAYGIKESMLAKLYIDVLGLPKNGPEANKLLNYRTPTTSQGEAGDFALMTYFVLKKRCTSQGNLTIREVNDFLDSVAINNAGKQKDLVKKSLLHLITQSTALEQKWLIRMILKDMKLGVSKETVLQVFHLDAAELYNFTTDLNKVCRQLHDPSVSLSEVSIGLFFAFKPMLAAMANMRQVEKQMGNSTFFIETKLDGERIQLHKDGDVYKYFTRNSFEYTQQFGASPLEGSLTPFIHNVFKPHVVKCILDGEMMAYNPTADTFMQKGSKFDIKRLVDDSELQTCFCVFDVLLVNDHKFGNETLKVRHDNLQTVFTPVKGRIHVVPKTEAKTMQEVVNALNEAIDNREEGIMVKDPSSVYKPDKRGEGWLKIKPEYVDGLMDELDLLIVGGYWGKGRRGGMMSHFLVAVAEAPKPGEKPSVFHTLCRIGSGYTMKELYDLGLKLAKHWKVYRKNDPPASILCGTERPEVYIDPCNSVIIQVKAAEIVSSDMYKTNCTLRFPRIEKIREDKEWHQCMTLAELDQFRNKASGKLFSRHLRINDNDGPEKKKRKLPAAAKPKKAVGVIDHFKSQDLSGVTKERNMFEDVEFCVMNGNEAHTKAELEKAVARCGGIVVQNPGPDTYCVIAAVENMRVKNLISSDQHDVVWAAWLLECLDRKQVVPWQPCHMIHMSPSTKEHFAKEYDCYGDSYFVDTDEQQLREVFGRIGRADTLTAQCIAKLEERYSWDDLPTSMFRPFRVYMDRYADIGDPKSIVPATCLDTRALEFRFHGGTVVQKLEEGVSHVIVVEETRVLALRTLRRLFTKKFKIVRESWVTESIKAGFLRNDNDYLV; encoded by the coding sequence ATGGAGGGAACCTCAAAAGGCGAAGCTGCTGCTCCCCAGAGCTCTGTCGCTGCTCAAGTTCCATTTCTTCACCTGTGCACCACGCTTGAAAAAATACAGAAGACCAAACTCCGACCAGACAAATCAAAGTTTCTCCGTGACTTCATAGACTCCTGGAGGAAGTTCCATGCGGCCCTCCACAAAGACAACCCTACCACCACAGACTCTTTCTACCCGGCCATGCGTCTCATAGTCCCCTCGTTCGAAAGGGAGCGTATGGCCTATGGCATTAAAGAGAGTATGTTAGCCAAGCTCTACATAGACGTCTTGGGTCTCCCCAAGAATGGACCAGAAGCCAACAAACTGTTGAATTACCGCACCCCCACCACATCTCAGGGGGAGGCGGGAGACTTCGCTCTTATGACCTACTTTGTGTTGAAGAAACGCTGCACAAGCCAGGGAAACCTCACCATCAGAGAAGTCAACGACTTTCTGGACTCGGTGGCCATCAACAATGCCGGTAAGCAGAAGGACCTGGTGAAGAAGAGCCTGCTGCATCTTATCACCCAGAGCACGGCACTGGAGCAGAAGTGGCTTATCCGCATGATCCTGAAGGACATGAAGCTGGGGGTCAGCAAAGAGACCGTACTCCAGGTGTTCCACTTAGATGCGGCCGAGCTCTATAACTTCACCACAGACCTAAACAAGGTGTGCCGGCAGCTCCACGACCCCTCTGTGTCCCTCAGCGAAGTGTCCATTGGCCTGTTCTTTGCCTTCAAACCTATGCTGGCCGCCATGGCCAACATGCGCCAGGTGGAGAAGCAGATGGGCAACAGCACCTTCTTCATAGAGACCAAGCTGGATGGAGAGCGCATCCAGCTGCACAAGGATGGCGACGTCTACAAGTACTTCACACGGAACTCCTTCGAGTACACCCAGCAGTTTGGTGCATCGCCGCTAGAGGGCTCCCTGACACCTTTCATCCACAATGTCTTCAAGCCCCACGTAGTCAAATGCATCCTGGATGGGGAGATGATGGCGTACAACCCCACTGCCGACACCTTCATGCAAAAAGGAAGCAAGTTTGACATCAAGAGGCTAGTGGATGACTCCGAGCTGCAGACGTGCTTTTGCGTTTTCGATGTACTTCTTGTGAACGACCACAAGTTTGGCAACGAGACGTTGAAGGTGCGCCACGACAACCTTCAGACTGTCTTCACTCCTGTTAAAGGGAGGATACACGTGGTGCCGAAAACGGAGGCCAAAACTATGCAAGAGGTGGTGAACGCCCTCAACGAAGCCATTGACAACAGGGAAGAGGGCATCATGGTGAAAGATCCCTCATCCGTCTACAAGCCCGATAAGCGAGGTGAGGGCTGGCTCAAGATAAAGCCGGAGTACGTTGATGGCTTGATGGATGAGCTCGACCTGTTGATTGTCGGAGGCTACTGGGGAAAAGGAAGGCGAGGTGGCATGATGTCTCATTTCCTCGTTGCGGTGGCCGAAGCTCCGAagcctggagagaaaccctctgTCTTCCACACGCTCTGTCGCATCGGTTCCGGCTACACCATGAAGGAGCTGTATGACTTGGGGCTGAAGCTGGCCAAGCACTGGAAAGTCTACCGGAAGAACGACCCTCCGGCCTCCATTCTGTGTGGGACGGAGAGACCGGAAGTCTACATTGACCCGTGCAACTCGGTCATCATCCAGGTGAAGGCAGCAGAAATAGTCAGTAGTGACATGTACAAAACCAACTGCACGTTACGCTTCCCCAGGATCGAGAAGATCCGGGAGGACAAAGAGTGGCACCAGTGCATGACCCTAGCTGAGCTCGATCAGTTTCGCAACAAGGCGTCCGGGAAGTTGTTCTCGCGCCACCTCCGCATCAATGACAATGACGGGCCTGAAAAGAAGAAGCGCAAGTTGCCGGCAGCGGCCAAGCCCAAGAAAGCTGTCGGCGTCATCGACCACTTCAAGTCCCAGGACCTATCTGGCGTCACCAAGGAGAGAAACATGTTCGAGGACGTGGAGTTCTGCGTGATGAATGGCAACGAGGCGCACACCAAGGCGGAGCTGGAGAAAGCAGTGGCCCGATGTGGCGGTATTGTAGTCCAGAACCCGGGACCGGACACCTACTGTGTGATTGCCGCTGTGGAGAACATGCGTGTGAAGAACCTTATCTCTTCAGACCAGCACGACGTGGTGTGGGCTGCCTGGCTGCTGGAGTGCCTAGACAGGAAGCAGGTGGTGCCATGGCAACCATGTCACATGATACACATGTCGCCCTCCACCAAGGAGCACTTTGCCAAGGAATACGACTGCTACGGAGACAGCTACTTCGTGGACACGGACGAGCAGCAGCTGAGGGAAGTCTTCGGTCGGATTGGCAGAGCGGACACTTTGACGGCACAGTGCATCGCTAAGTTGGAGGAACGCTACAGCTGGGACGACCTCCCCACTAGCATGTTCAGACCTTTCAGGGTCTACATGGACAGATACGCAGACATAGGAGACCCTAAAAGCATCGTACCAGCAACTTGTCTGGACACACGGGCTCTGGAATTCCGCTTCCACGGAGGGACAGTAGTGCAGAAGCTCGAGGAAGGGGTCTCTCATGTCATAGTGGTGGAGGAAACAAGAGTGTTGGCTTTAAGAACCCTCAGACGACTCTTTACCAAAAAGTTTAAGATTGTTAGAGAGTCATGGGTAACAGAGTCTATCAAAGCAGGGTTTTTGCGGAATGACAATGACTACCTAGTGTGA